A stretch of Parvimonas micra DNA encodes these proteins:
- a CDS encoding cytochrome c biogenesis CcdA family protein, protein MLNNLENIIGEGLKSFGILAPILALLGGILTSISPCSLASIPLIIGFMTGTKEDDTKRAFKISVVFAIGMAITYTTLGVLAALLSKIFNQSGQLWNIFLGVVMILMALQTWEIINVVPSKILTNKSKKTGYIGALVVGIMAGLFSSPCSTPILVALLAIVASKGSLLWGVLLFLLYSIGNSILVIIAGTSTGFVGKVMSNKSYGKISDIVKIVFGIIILLIGLYFLYLGF, encoded by the coding sequence ATGTTAAATAATTTAGAGAATATCATTGGAGAAGGATTGAAATCTTTTGGTATCTTAGCTCCAATCCTCGCATTACTTGGAGGAATACTAACTTCTATTTCACCTTGCTCACTTGCATCAATTCCTTTGATTATTGGTTTTATGACTGGTACAAAAGAAGATGACACTAAAAGAGCTTTTAAAATTTCTGTTGTATTCGCCATTGGAATGGCAATAACTTATACAACTTTAGGTGTTTTAGCAGCTTTACTTAGTAAGATTTTTAATCAATCAGGACAACTTTGGAATATATTTTTAGGAGTTGTTATGATTTTAATGGCATTACAAACATGGGAGATAATAAATGTAGTTCCAAGTAAAATTTTGACTAATAAAAGTAAAAAGACTGGATATATAGGAGCCTTGGTAGTTGGAATAATGGCAGGTTTGTTTTCAAGTCCTTGTTCAACTCCAATTTTAGTTGCATTACTTGCGATTGTTGCTTCGAAAGGAAGTTTACTTTGGGGAGTATTACTATTCTTGCTATATTCAATAGGTAACAGTATTTTAGTAATTATTGCAGGAACAAGTACAGGATTTGTAGGAAAAGTAATGTCAAATAAATCTTACGGAAAAATTTCTGATATTGTAAAAATAGTTTTTGGAATAATAATTTTACTTATAGGTCTATATTTCTTATATTTAGGCTTTTAA
- a CDS encoding bifunctional hydroxymethylpyrimidine kinase/phosphomethylpyrimidine kinase, with product MRILVFNDYCVVGNMALKANISVLTQNGHEVFGVPTKIFSSNMSYKDYISFNIPNFSEIVQKVIEIKKVDAIYIGFIDNDEVFVIIKEILQNFKGKVILDPILGDNGVKYSGTTVKQIAFYRELLNFADIVTPNLTEAILLTEYNKIFSEIERKDIEKIAKKLSEMGSKRILIKSFEEKNKLNTLYFCENSIKWFESEKIDIKICGTGDVFSSLVASELIRGEKLENSIDKIQNLITENIRKQEKQDGLNEIQLENFKIGG from the coding sequence ATGAGAATTTTAGTATTTAATGACTACTGTGTAGTTGGAAATATGGCATTAAAAGCAAATATTTCAGTATTAACACAAAATGGTCATGAAGTGTTTGGAGTTCCAACCAAAATATTCTCATCTAATATGAGTTATAAGGATTATATCAGTTTTAATATTCCAAATTTCTCTGAAATAGTTCAAAAAGTCATTGAAATTAAGAAAGTTGATGCAATTTATATTGGATTTATTGATAATGATGAAGTTTTTGTAATAATAAAAGAAATTTTACAAAATTTTAAAGGGAAAGTCATTTTAGATCCAATACTTGGAGATAATGGAGTAAAATATTCTGGTACAACAGTCAAACAAATAGCTTTTTATAGAGAACTTTTGAATTTTGCAGATATAGTAACACCAAATCTCACAGAGGCTATTTTATTAACAGAATACAACAAAATATTTTCTGAAATAGAAAGAAAAGATATAGAAAAAATTGCAAAAAAACTATCTGAAATGGGATCAAAACGAATTTTAATCAAAAGTTTTGAAGAAAAGAATAAACTTAATACTCTGTATTTTTGCGAAAACTCGATAAAATGGTTTGAAAGTGAAAAAATTGATATAAAAATTTGTGGAACGGGTGATGTATTTTCTTCACTTGTAGCAAGTGAGTTGATAAGAGGAGAGAAATTAGAAAATTCAATCGATAAAATCCAAAATTTAATAACTGAAAATATTAGAAAACAAGAAAAACAAGATGGATTAAATGAAATACAATTAGAAAACTTTAAAATAGGCGGATAG